Proteins encoded within one genomic window of Macrotis lagotis isolate mMagLag1 chromosome 3, bilby.v1.9.chrom.fasta, whole genome shotgun sequence:
- the LOC141516663 gene encoding olfactory receptor 5B21-like: MGNCSEVTEFILLGLTDDPKLHLPLFLVFLSIYLLTLVGNLGMMVLIYSDSRLHTPMYFFLSNLSLVDLGYSSAVAPKTAAALYSGNKVISYSECAAQFFFFVGFATVECYLLASMAYDRHAAVCKPLHYTTTMTANVCICLVIGSYFCGFVNASIHTGDTFSLSFCSSNVVHHFFCDIPPLLALSCSDTHISELVVFFVVGFNVFFTLLVILISYLFIFIAILRMQSAEGRQKAFSTCASHLTAVSIFYGTIIFMYLQPGSSHSMDTDKIASVFYTVVIPMLNPLIYSLRNKEVKNAFSKMIKQVRFPKNV; the protein is encoded by the coding sequence ATGGGAAACTGCAGTGAAGTGACAGAGTTCATTCTCTTGGGCCTGACAGATGACCCCAAGCTTCATCTCCCACTCTTCCTAGTATTTTTGTCCATCTATCTTCTCACCCTTGTAGGGAACTTGGGCATGATGGTGCTAATCTATTCTGACTCTCGTCTCCATACTCCGATGTACTTTTTCCTCAGTAATCTTTCCCTTGTAGATCTGGGCTACTCGTCAGCTGTAGCTCCCAAGACGGCAGCCGCCCTCTACTCAGGAAATAAAGTCATCTCCTACTCAGAATGTGCTGCCCAGTTCTTCTTCTTTGTTGGCTTTGCTACAGTGGAGTGCTACCTCCTGGCATCCATGGCCTATGATCGCCATGCAGCTGTGTGTAAGCCCCTTCATTACACCACCACTATGACAGCGAATGTGTGCATTTGTCTGGTCATTGGTTCCTACTTCTGTGGCTTTGTGAATGCTTCCATCCATACAGGAGATACCTTCAGCCTTTCCTTCTGTAGCTCTAATGTGGTCCATCACTTTTTCTGCGATATCCCCCCACTCTTGGCCCTCTCCTGCTCTGACACCCACATCAGCGAGTTGGTTGTCTTCTTTGTTGTTGGTTTTAATGTCTTCTTTACTCTTCTGGTCATCCTGATCTCCTACTTGTTCATTTTCATCGCCATCCTAAGGATGCAGTCCGCTGAGGGTCGCCAGAAAGCCTTCTCCACCTGTGCCTCCCACCTCACTGCTGTCTCCATTTTCTATGGGACAATTATCTTCATGTACTTACAGCCTGGCTCCAGCCACTCCATGGACACTGACAAAATAGCATCTGTCTTTTACACTGTGGTGATCCCCATGTTGAACCCCCTGATCTACAGTCTGAGGAATAAAGAAGTCAAAAATGCCTTTAGTAAAATGATCAAGCAGGTGAGGTTTCCTAAGAATGTTTAA